A genomic window from Pseudonocardia broussonetiae includes:
- a CDS encoding bifunctional 3'-5' exonuclease/DNA polymerase, with protein MRIALDPGPRDGPVRVRRLTDDGTPLAGAKVLPGLAAVADLEREHAPRWVLARPRTYRRLLAAGVRVGRAHDVELVEGLLVAAAGRYGEPHGLAAAAARLAGRAPDPDPPLDADGDEVSPGLFDTGPARDELADVVAVHAAQVRALTDPRMRLLAAAESAGALVAEEMTAHGLPWSAAAHDALLTELLGPRPVLGGRPPALAALAAEVDAAFGRPVNSDSPAELLRAFARAGHELTTTRAWELRRVAHPAVAPLLAYKELARLHAAHGWSWLATWVRDGRFRPEYVVGGVVTGRWATRGGGALQIPRTLRGAVRADPGWRLVVADAAQLEPRVLAALSGDHALAPDADDLYAALAAREFGGDRGQAKLALLSAMYGASAGQAGELVARLRRRYPAAMAYVDGAARDGEAGRLVRSHLGRTCPPARPGDEEPARARARGRFTRNFVVQATAAEWALVLLAELRLLLRGGPAELVFFQHDEVLLHCPAEVATDVVDAIATAADTARRRLFGDTPVRFPLQSRVVGSYDEPA; from the coding sequence ATGAGGATCGCGCTCGACCCCGGCCCGCGCGACGGCCCGGTGCGGGTGCGGCGCCTGACCGACGACGGCACCCCGCTGGCCGGGGCCAAGGTGCTGCCCGGCCTCGCCGCCGTCGCCGACCTGGAACGGGAGCACGCCCCGCGCTGGGTGCTGGCCCGCCCGCGCACCTACCGGCGGCTGCTCGCGGCGGGCGTGCGGGTCGGGCGGGCGCACGACGTCGAGCTGGTGGAGGGGCTGCTGGTGGCGGCGGCCGGGCGGTACGGGGAGCCGCACGGGCTCGCTGCGGCCGCGGCCCGTCTGGCCGGGCGGGCACCCGATCCCGACCCTCCGCTCGACGCCGACGGGGACGAGGTCTCCCCCGGGCTGTTCGACACCGGGCCCGCCCGCGACGAGCTCGCCGACGTCGTCGCCGTGCACGCGGCGCAGGTCCGGGCGCTCACCGACCCGCGGATGCGCCTGCTGGCCGCCGCGGAGTCGGCCGGCGCGCTGGTCGCCGAGGAGATGACGGCGCACGGGCTGCCGTGGAGCGCGGCCGCGCACGACGCCCTGCTCACCGAGCTGCTGGGCCCGCGCCCGGTCCTCGGCGGCCGCCCGCCGGCGCTGGCCGCGCTCGCCGCGGAGGTCGACGCCGCGTTCGGGCGCCCGGTCAACTCCGACTCCCCTGCCGAGCTGCTGCGCGCCTTCGCCCGCGCCGGCCACGAGCTGACCACCACCCGCGCGTGGGAGCTGCGCCGCGTCGCGCACCCGGCCGTCGCGCCGCTGCTGGCCTACAAGGAGCTCGCGCGGCTGCACGCCGCGCACGGCTGGAGCTGGCTGGCCACCTGGGTGCGCGACGGGCGGTTCCGGCCCGAGTACGTCGTCGGCGGGGTCGTCACGGGGCGCTGGGCCACCCGCGGCGGCGGGGCGCTGCAGATCCCCCGGACGCTGCGCGGCGCGGTGCGGGCCGACCCGGGGTGGCGGCTCGTCGTCGCCGACGCGGCGCAGCTGGAGCCCCGCGTGCTCGCGGCCCTGTCGGGCGACCACGCCCTGGCCCCCGACGCCGACGACCTCTACGCCGCGCTGGCCGCCCGCGAGTTCGGCGGCGACCGCGGCCAGGCCAAGCTCGCGCTGCTCTCGGCGATGTACGGGGCGAGCGCCGGGCAGGCGGGCGAGCTCGTCGCGCGGCTGCGGCGCCGCTACCCGGCCGCGATGGCCTACGTCGACGGCGCCGCACGCGACGGGGAGGCGGGCCGGCTCGTGCGCTCGCACCTCGGCCGCACCTGCCCGCCGGCCCGCCCCGGCGACGAGGAGCCCGCCCGGGCCCGCGCCCGCGGCCGCTTCACCCGCAACTTCGTCGTGCAGGCCACCGCGGCGGAGTGGGCGCTCGTGCTGCTCGCCGAGCTGCGCCTGCTGCTGCGCGGCGGCCCGGCCGAGCTGGTGTTCTTCCAGCACGACGAGGTCCTGCTGCACTGCCCCGCCGAGGTCGCGACCGACGTCGTCGACGCGATCGCCACGGCCGCCGACACCGCCCGGCGCCGCCTGTTCGGCGACACCCCCGTCCGCTTCCCGCTGCAGTCGCGGGTGGTGGGCAGCTACGACGAACCGGCGTGA